AAAAAGCTCTTCCATTATCAGTCCTGCTATGTTTATTCTCGTTTGTGGATGCGTAATATTCCGGAAGTTAAAAATAATTACTCTCTTTTCACTTTCTAGTCCAGAATTTATTGCATCAAATACAGTTGTTTGGTTAGATAAACTATTTTCACCGTAAGTTTCTTTAAGGTAAGTGGTTATTTCTTGTATTTCCTTAGAACCCGCATTTAAACTTTCTATCAAATTAACAAGTGTTTTCTTAGATAAAGAAGTAAGTCTAAGAGAGGGTTTTATGTTCTGTGAAAGTTTTGATCTATTTTCCCTGGCCTGGTGTGAATTACCGCTTACCAGTGAAGGGTATCCTGCTTCTTTTATAAGTTCTTCCACTTCCTCTGGAAACACAGGGAAAATTGTATCTTCAAGTTCGATATGTTCTATCTAGTTTTCATCTATATAACTCTTTAAATCGTTGAAGTATTCTCCGTGAGGATCAAGTACATAAACTTCAACTTCTTTATCGGATTCAAGTAAACTGGAAATAAACCTTTTTGTAAAATAGCTTTTTCCTGAACCGGTAGTACCTAGTACGAGCATGTGTTTACTTATCACCTCGTTTGCATCTACAAACACATCTATGTCAGAATTCTCAATCACGCCAACTTTTACAGGAACTTCCATATCTCTCCCGGAAAAATTCTTCTTGAGTATTTTCCCCAGTGTTTTTTCTGATATTTTATAAACAGGTTCTCCTACATGGAAGGGATTTCTTAATATATCTAATTTTCCATCCTTTAGTATACCTATTACGTCCGCGGTTGCTATTTTCAGTTTATTTCCATTATTGTTGAGGTAAGCGTAAATAGCCGCCTTTTTCCATTCGTCATCTTTTCCTTTAGAAAAAATGGTTTTAAAGTCCTCTACGGGAGCAAAAACACTGGATTCCTGTGAAGTGAAGGGATTCGCAAAAAATCCCATATCGTAAGCAAAAATACTTGTTATCTTTCCGAGCACAATACCTTCCTGTAATTTCACTTCAACGTAAGAATGTAAACCTATATCATCATTGCCTACCAGAATAAACTCAAAGGATTGAGGTTTTACAGGATTTACAGTAAATCCTAAAAGATCATCTCCAAAACTTTCGGAATACTCTTCCTTAATTTTTTCAAAGTATTCACGTAGTTTTTTAATATGTTCATCACTGCCGTCCGATTCGTAATAAACTCCCGCTTCTATATTGCCCGTTGACATATCAGATAATCCTGCATCCGGTAAAGTTCGCCGAACCTACGACTGCCCTTTTATTATCAACGATTATGAATTTTGCATGTAGCCTGTTACACAGGTAAATTTTTCCATTTATATCTTTAATATTTCTAAATACTCTGTCATTAGTTATGAGAAAATCCCTAAGTTCTGATGCTCTCAATATTATTTCAGGAGAAATATTTTTACTCTTTGCTATATTCAGGATTTCTTCAAATATACTCCCTTTTATCCATGCGGATGCGATTTTTATGCTTTCCTTAGCTTCTTTTGTTATTTCTAAGATTTTCTTATATATTTCCTAGCTCGTCAGGATTTCCATATATTCTCCCTCCACTTCGGCTAATATAATATTTAATCTTATTCAGCATTGTATCAACAGGCTATCAATGAAGTAATAAAATCTAAAGGAAATTTTCAGAGAACAAGCAAAATTTATATCTTAAAAAGATAATAGTAATAAGTGAGTTGAAAGTTCTGCACTCCATGCCTACTTCTGTAAAGTAATCCATGACAAAGGATACTTAAACTGTTATTTTTGTCATTTTCCATAAATTTGCTGAGTCGTTTAATTGTCTGAGTGTATGCTGATCTTGAAATGTATAAATTAATTGATAATAAAAATTTGTTTTGGACTTCGTCAAGTTCTCTTAGTTTGCATACATCTTCCCTCAACCACGAAAAATTATTATCAATAATAGTTTTCACTTCCATAACTTCAATCACAGTTCCATCGTCTTTTTTTACAAGTGAAAAATCCGGTTGCTTGTTTGATTCTAATTTTGTTTTTGTCAGAGTTTCAGCTATACCGAGTTCTAAATTATTTGGTAAATTTCTTATATTTCTTATAAATTTTTCTGCCAAATACGTTACCATCGCCTGTTCAAATCCGTAATCGTTCTTACGAAAATGTTTCCGATTTTCTTTCATTTTGTACAGATTTATTTGTGCAACTTCATCCAATATATGCTTAAAATAGTCAGGCAGATTTTCAAGCGCTTCACAAGTCCAACTATCAAAATACATAATTCATATAAAGATTATACGTATGAGCATCAAAAAAATATCGCTTTCAAAAAGCTGAAGCTGCGAAGGATAGAAACTAAACGTTAGATAACATAGTTCTGTAAAGTATTTTTCAATATCGTAAGAACTTTTTTCTCTTCCTTTGAAAGCCCTTCTAAAAATTTTTTGCCTTCGAGGAATTCCTTTATAGGAAGAAAGTAAGTTCCATCTCTTCTTTCAATTCTAATTGCTCTAACAGGTTGATCTACGATAGAAATAATTGAATTTTTTAGCTTAATCTCCTTAAAAAGAAAAGGAGTTATGCATTTTCTACTTGACCTCATAGCTATTAAGTTTAGACGGAGAGCTCCTGAACAAGAAAATCTACCACTTCCGGTTTGAAGTAGTAGTAATTAACAAGTCCTCTTCTCTTTATCCTTACCAATTCACCGGGAATGAAGCCTCTCTTTACATAACGGATTAAAGTTCTATCGCTTATCTCTATACCTCTTTCTTTAAGTTCTCTTAGAACCTGCGTACTCGTAAGATATCCCTGAATTCTTATTGCCGGCATTTACATTAAGATAATAAGCTCTAAAGCCTTCCTTTTCAAGGAAAAAATAGAATTAGAGTTCTCCTATATATAGGAGAACTACTTTGAGCTCGCTAAAAATCAAGTCTCAGACACACCACTTGAACTCCGGAAGTTCTCCTAGCTATAGGAGAACCGCTACTTAACTTATTGATTTTCAAGCACTTTCTGTTTAGTTCTCCTAGAAACATTTATATCTTTTTCCATATACAAAAGCTTTTTGTTATTGGAGAAGTAATAAGTTATATAGGAGAACTCTCCTTTCAAGTTTTTGATTTTCAATATAGTTCTCCTATATATAGGAGAACTTTTGTGATTTTTTCTATTCTGTAATGCCCGATTTTTAGTTTGGTCATAAGTGGTTCTCCTAGAACTAGGAGAACCGACAAAGCAAAAAAATAGATAAAATCGAGGAATGCGACACTAAAATAGTTTTTAGGACATGCTTGAAGTTGAAAAAAAGATAAAACAAAAGCTGGGGATAGATGAAACAGAGGTCCTGAGCTCCCTAACGAGCTACCGGAAAAAAGGCAAAACCTACTATAAAATTGTAACATACGATTCAAAAACGAAACAATCTAGGAGATACCATGTGCCCAGAATGTTCGAAGAGGAGATTTTAGCTCTCTGGAAGCAGCGGCAGAAGTACATTGAAGAAGAAAGGGAACTTGAAAGGGAAGTAAAAAGCCTCTTAAAAAAATACGGGGATGCAGAAAAGATAAAGGAAATTCTGGAAAAAGTAGCAGGAGAAAGTTTTGATAAAGCTGTTTCCTCTTACGCAATTAAGACTTACACGAATAAGGCAAAGGAACTCTTTAAGAGTTTTAAAGAAGACCTTATAAAGCTTTACAGGGAGGGAGTTTTAAAAAGGCTTTCAGTTTTGCAGGTCCTTTACCTTCTTGCAAATTTGAAGGAGATTTCCGAAGATACGGAAAGAGGAAGTTACTTTTTCAAGAAAGGACTGAACACGATAATAAAAGTAGCAAAAAACGAACGTATCCCAAATCCTTTCGGAACACTTAAAAACGACTTTTTCCTTTCGGGAAAGCAGACCCCTTATGACTTTCTCCTTTCGAATTTTCTTGAAGAGCTTATAGGAGAAACTCTAGGAGAACTCCTTGAAAAGGAAATTGAGAAATTAGTAGCGGAAGAAAAAGCAAAAGAAATCGAGGGAAAAGTAAAGAAGTTAAAGGAAATTGTTTCATGGTTTGAAACCCTTCCCTACGAAATAAAACAGATTGCAAAAGAAGTAATTTCTGACAAT
This is a stretch of genomic DNA from Aquifex aeolicus VF5. It encodes these proteins:
- a CDS encoding phospholipase D-like domain-containing protein, translating into MYKKILEITKEAKESIKIASAWIKGSIFEEILNIAKSKNISPEIILRASELRDFLITNDRVFRNIKDINGKIYLCNRLHAKFIIVDNKRAVVGSANFTGCRII
- a CDS encoding helicase HerA domain-containing protein, which encodes MSTGNIEAGVYYESDGSDEHIKKLREYFEKIKEEYSESFGDDLLGFTVNPVKPQSFEFILVGNDDIGLHSYVEVKLQEGIVLGKITSIFAYDMGFFANPFTSQESSVFAPVEDFKTIFSKGKDDEWKKAAIYAYLNNNGNKLKIATADVIGILKDGKLDILRNPFHVGEPVYKISEKTLGKILKKNFSGRDMEVPVKVGVIENSDIDVFVDANEVISKHMLVLGTTGSGKSYFTKRFISSLLESDKEVEVYVLDPHGEYFNDLKSYIDEN